A window of the Haloquadratum walsbyi C23 genome harbors these coding sequences:
- a CDS encoding Cdc6/Cdc18 family protein, translating to MDIKARIRRRRDHNAQPQFIQRYEALSPAAHLDEPVGRGQLLEQLLDYFDPVFDGELPPNGYVYGPIGSGKSAVLTSLLSHLKELPAETREVIHTSTRVQTPSSPTFVYVDARSATSAFGFYRSVLSSLIDQSVPEHGVGTDSLRDQVHTQVQGTPGAVICVDHIAEPRSLDESTLVDLAASLPSNVSWLAIGRASPDQTHLTTYTGAEIGVSRYRRQVLVDILMQRASMGLARQALNHGLARQVAAWADGNAHDGLAVLFSAADNAAGVGQDQLTESNINAAIESIPEPCVSLSAVLSLPANRQRVLRHLVNLSPDERESVNMATDALSALDLSASTIKRFLYEMAEAGVIRRVQAETEQQKGRPPSRVVPQFPLYVFQRLYDLRRRGQSNHP from the coding sequence ATGGATATCAAAGCGAGAATTCGGCGACGAAGAGATCATAACGCACAACCACAGTTCATTCAGCGTTATGAAGCACTCTCGCCTGCTGCGCATCTTGATGAACCGGTCGGTCGGGGACAATTATTGGAACAGCTTCTAGACTATTTTGACCCGGTTTTTGATGGGGAGCTACCACCAAATGGATATGTATATGGACCGATTGGCTCGGGGAAATCTGCCGTCCTTACTTCATTACTGTCCCATCTAAAGGAGTTACCAGCAGAAACACGAGAGGTAATTCATACGAGCACTCGCGTCCAAACGCCATCGTCACCGACGTTTGTGTACGTTGATGCTCGCTCCGCGACCAGCGCGTTTGGATTTTATCGAAGCGTATTGAGCAGTCTCATTGATCAATCGGTTCCAGAACATGGCGTTGGGACCGATAGTCTTCGTGATCAAGTTCATACTCAGGTACAGGGAACGCCTGGTGCTGTGATTTGCGTTGATCATATTGCTGAACCACGAAGTCTTGATGAGTCGACCCTTGTTGATCTCGCAGCAAGTCTCCCAAGTAATGTCAGTTGGCTTGCTATCGGACGGGCATCACCGGATCAAACTCACCTGACAACGTACACAGGAGCGGAAATCGGCGTGAGTCGATATCGACGACAGGTACTTGTCGATATTCTGATGCAGCGGGCATCAATGGGGCTTGCGCGACAAGCGCTCAATCATGGTCTTGCAAGACAGGTCGCAGCGTGGGCTGACGGAAATGCACATGACGGACTTGCAGTTCTGTTTTCTGCTGCCGACAATGCTGCCGGTGTAGGGCAGGACCAACTTACCGAATCCAATATTAATGCAGCAATCGAGTCAATACCTGAGCCCTGTGTTTCGTTATCGGCTGTACTCTCACTTCCGGCAAACCGGCAACGAGTGCTTCGGCATCTCGTCAACCTCAGTCCAGATGAACGAGAGTCAGTAAATATGGCAACAGACGCGTTATCAGCACTTGACCTATCAGCATCAACGATCAAGCGGTTCCTCTATGAGATGGCTGAAGCAGGTGTAATAAGGCGGGTCCAAGCAGAGACGGAACAACAAAAGGGACGGCCTCCAAGCCGTGTTGTGCCACAGTTCCCGTTATATGTGTTTCAACGATTATATGACCTGCGTAGGCGAGGGCAATCAAACCATCCTTAG
- the glpK gene encoding glycerol kinase GlpK gives MADTYVGSIDQGTTGTRFMVFDHSGQVVANAYEKHEQIYPNPGWVEHDPIEIWENTKEVVTRGLEEAGLDAEQLEALGVTNQRETTIVWDEASGKPVHNALVWQDRRTTDRVEEIQEAGKVEMIREKTGLECDAYFSATKTEWILDNAEPLKMQASRGGDVRDRAEDGELLMGTIDSWLIQNLTGNHITDVTNASRTMLYNIRELEWDDELLEEFRVPRSMVPEVRPSSDDEYYGHTDADGFLGAEIPVAGALGDQQAAMFGQTCFDEGDAKNTYGTGSFYLMNTGTDAVASDHGLLTTIGFQMSGEPVQYALEGSIFVTGAAIEFLEDVDLINNAAQTAELASSVDSTDGVYMVPAFTGLGAPHWDGRARGTLVGMTRGTEKEHIVRATLESIGYQTRDVAEAMEADSGIETTSLRVDGGAVKNNFLCQLQSDILQTDIVRPVVDETTALGSAYAAGLAVGYWDTVDELRDNWQVDREFESEMDSADANTMYDRWDDAVERSLDWAQEE, from the coding sequence ATGGCTGACACATACGTTGGTTCAATCGACCAAGGAACCACAGGAACACGGTTTATGGTATTCGACCACAGCGGACAGGTGGTCGCAAATGCATATGAAAAGCACGAACAGATTTATCCGAATCCAGGATGGGTTGAGCACGATCCAATCGAGATTTGGGAAAACACAAAAGAGGTTGTTACTCGAGGGCTTGAAGAAGCTGGTCTTGATGCCGAGCAGCTTGAAGCACTTGGAGTGACAAATCAGCGAGAGACAACAATCGTTTGGGACGAAGCCTCAGGCAAACCGGTTCACAATGCGCTTGTCTGGCAGGATCGTCGAACGACGGATCGCGTCGAAGAGATTCAAGAAGCCGGCAAAGTCGAGATGATCCGCGAGAAGACCGGATTGGAGTGTGATGCGTACTTCTCCGCAACAAAAACTGAATGGATTCTCGATAACGCCGAACCACTGAAGATGCAGGCTTCACGCGGTGGCGATGTTCGTGACCGCGCCGAAGATGGTGAACTGCTGATGGGAACGATTGACTCATGGCTTATACAAAATCTCACTGGCAATCATATCACCGATGTTACGAATGCATCCCGGACAATGCTGTACAACATCCGTGAACTTGAGTGGGATGATGAACTACTTGAGGAATTCAGAGTTCCTCGGTCAATGGTGCCAGAGGTCCGTCCATCCTCAGATGATGAATACTATGGACATACCGATGCTGATGGATTCCTTGGCGCTGAGATACCTGTTGCTGGCGCACTTGGTGATCAGCAGGCAGCGATGTTTGGGCAGACATGTTTCGATGAGGGAGATGCGAAGAATACGTACGGAACTGGATCATTCTACCTCATGAACACGGGAACTGACGCTGTTGCATCTGATCACGGACTCCTGACGACAATTGGTTTCCAAATGTCTGGAGAGCCAGTCCAGTATGCACTTGAGGGGTCAATTTTCGTCACTGGAGCAGCGATTGAGTTCCTCGAAGATGTTGACCTGATTAATAATGCTGCACAGACGGCTGAACTTGCAAGTTCAGTCGATTCAACGGACGGTGTTTATATGGTGCCTGCATTCACTGGTCTTGGCGCCCCACACTGGGATGGGCGTGCTCGTGGAACACTCGTTGGTATGACACGAGGAACTGAAAAAGAGCATATTGTTCGAGCAACACTTGAATCAATCGGATATCAGACTCGAGATGTTGCTGAGGCAATGGAAGCAGACTCCGGAATTGAGACAACATCACTTCGGGTCGATGGTGGTGCGGTGAAAAATAATTTCCTCTGTCAACTACAGTCTGATATTCTCCAGACTGATATCGTCCGACCGGTCGTCGATGAGACAACGGCACTTGGATCGGCATACGCCGCTGGATTAGCCGTTGGATATTGGGATACGGTTGATGAACTTCGCGACAACTGGCAAGTCGACCGCGAGTTCGAATCAGAAATGGATAGTGCTGATGCAAACACAATGTATGATCGTTGGGATGATGCAGTCGAACGGTCTCTTGATTGGGCGCAGGAGGAATAA
- the glpA gene encoding anaerobic glycerol-3-phosphate dehydrogenase subunit GlpA codes for MVSKPHIVVIGGGSTGTGIVRDLAMRGVEVTLLEQGNLTHGTTGRMHGLLHSGGRYAVADQASAKECMLENRVLQDIATHCVEMTGGLFVKRPEDSEEYFQKKLQGCHECDIPAEVLTAEEARAVEPHLAGDIDKAISVPDGAIDPFRLVVANAADAKEHDARIETHSTVTDLLIEDDAVVGVEVKHDSGTGERVHGMTGVTERIYADHVINATGAWAGHIGEMAGVDIAVRPSKGVMTVMNTRQVDTVINRCRPKGDADIVVPHETTAILGTTDVEVDDPEDYPEKQWEVDLMIDTLSELVPMLTDARTIRSFWGVRPLYEPPEVGSDDPTDITRDFFLLDHQERDNLHGLTSIVGGKLTTYRMMAEQITDHICERFGIEEPCRTADEPLPGSNDIRVIDDYMDEFGLRSPIGRRSADRLGSRVDEVFDTDEPNPTICECEGVTRAEVQDAISQSGSDLNAVRIRTRATMGNCQGGICSHRLANELHTTYDESVVIDAWNEILQERWKGQRHALWGQQLSQAMLNYALHATTQNRDHDPAADSSVDFTTFDSGEMQSDSGTTAVGVATDGGTQDGDRV; via the coding sequence ATGGTATCAAAACCACATATCGTCGTCATCGGTGGCGGCTCGACGGGCACAGGGATCGTTCGTGACCTTGCAATGCGTGGTGTTGAGGTAACATTACTCGAACAAGGGAACCTGACGCATGGAACAACAGGTCGGATGCATGGACTGCTTCACAGTGGTGGTCGATATGCAGTCGCTGATCAAGCAAGTGCGAAAGAATGCATGCTTGAGAATCGTGTTCTTCAGGATATTGCTACCCACTGCGTTGAAATGACCGGTGGATTATTTGTTAAGCGACCTGAGGATTCAGAAGAATATTTTCAAAAGAAGCTACAAGGATGTCATGAATGTGATATTCCTGCAGAGGTCCTAACCGCTGAGGAGGCACGTGCGGTCGAACCACACCTCGCAGGTGATATTGATAAGGCTATTTCCGTCCCAGACGGTGCGATTGATCCGTTTAGGCTTGTTGTTGCCAACGCGGCAGATGCAAAGGAGCATGATGCACGGATTGAGACACATTCGACGGTAACTGATCTCTTAATTGAAGATGATGCAGTCGTCGGTGTCGAAGTAAAACATGACTCCGGAACAGGAGAGCGTGTCCATGGGATGACCGGCGTCACAGAGAGAATCTATGCCGATCACGTGATCAATGCAACAGGTGCGTGGGCTGGACATATTGGTGAGATGGCAGGTGTCGATATTGCGGTTCGTCCCTCAAAAGGTGTGATGACGGTTATGAATACCCGACAGGTTGATACAGTCATCAATCGCTGCCGACCGAAGGGTGATGCCGATATTGTCGTCCCACATGAAACAACAGCAATCCTTGGGACAACAGATGTTGAAGTTGACGACCCAGAAGACTACCCAGAGAAACAGTGGGAAGTCGATTTAATGATCGACACACTGTCGGAACTTGTCCCGATGCTTACGGATGCACGGACAATCCGGTCGTTCTGGGGAGTCCGTCCACTGTATGAACCACCAGAGGTTGGGAGTGATGATCCAACAGACATTACACGTGATTTCTTTTTATTAGATCATCAAGAGCGCGATAATCTCCATGGACTCACGAGTATTGTCGGTGGAAAACTGACGACATACCGAATGATGGCTGAGCAAATCACCGATCATATATGTGAGCGCTTTGGAATTGAAGAACCATGCCGGACTGCCGATGAACCATTACCAGGCAGCAACGATATTCGCGTAATTGACGATTACATGGATGAATTCGGTCTTCGCTCGCCGATTGGACGACGAAGCGCCGACCGACTTGGATCCCGTGTTGATGAGGTGTTTGATACTGATGAGCCAAATCCAACGATCTGTGAGTGTGAAGGCGTTACGCGCGCGGAGGTTCAGGATGCAATCTCACAGTCTGGGTCAGATCTTAATGCCGTTCGTATTCGGACGCGTGCAACAATGGGCAATTGCCAAGGTGGGATCTGCTCACACCGACTTGCGAATGAACTTCACACAACGTATGATGAATCAGTTGTCATCGATGCGTGGAATGAAATTCTGCAAGAACGATGGAAGGGACAGCGGCACGCGCTATGGGGGCAACAACTCTCTCAAGCAATGTTGAATTACGCATTGCACGCGACAACGCAGAACCGTGATCATGATCCAGCTGCAGACAGTTCCGTCGATTTTACGACTTTTGACTCCGGTGAAATGCAGTCTGACTCTGGGACGACAGCGGTTGGTGTTGCTACAGATGGAGGCACACAGGATGGCGATCGAGTCTGA
- the glpB gene encoding glycerol-3-phosphate dehydrogenase subunit GlpB, whose amino-acid sequence MAIESDVLVIGGGLAGLTSALAAAQADIDVRLVTYKQSTLQQASGLVDVLGYQPNGDGPISNPFEAIPTLPVEHPYQTVGVDAVRTALSLFDEVTDYAGSHTDANALIPTHGGTIKPTARYPQSACAGIASDNRPMLLVGFDSITDFDAPLAADHLTSTGVPFDVRGVTIQFPGDLSADAKVTRYAKLLDTNGDVTVSETGGGGHRPARDALADRVKIYLDDETRVGFPAVLGDANAATVRAALGTSLGADVFEVPMGPPSLPGLRLEDQLFDALSDAGGFIESGNPVIDYTDDGSGTVEKVIVERNGAEIPMRAEQYILATGGLVGKGVESNREGVYEPIFGCHVAHDADRYEWFDEAVFGEHSFARFGVDTDTTLRPVDESGNIEFENLRAAGAVLGGYDYAAEKSASGVSIATGYTAGMNAATTVAQTNNMS is encoded by the coding sequence ATGGCGATCGAGTCTGACGTTCTCGTCATAGGTGGTGGTCTCGCTGGGCTCACGAGCGCTCTCGCTGCGGCACAAGCGGATATCGATGTTCGATTGGTTACATACAAGCAAAGCACTCTCCAGCAAGCATCTGGGTTAGTCGATGTACTCGGATACCAACCAAATGGTGATGGACCGATTTCAAATCCGTTCGAGGCGATTCCTACACTTCCTGTCGAGCATCCATATCAAACTGTTGGTGTTGATGCTGTCCGTACAGCATTATCGCTATTCGATGAGGTGACAGACTACGCTGGTAGCCATACGGACGCAAATGCGTTGATTCCAACGCATGGTGGAACAATCAAACCAACCGCTAGATACCCACAGAGTGCATGTGCAGGTATCGCAAGCGATAATCGACCGATGCTTCTTGTCGGGTTTGATTCAATCACCGACTTCGATGCACCACTGGCTGCTGATCATCTCACATCGACCGGTGTTCCGTTCGATGTTCGCGGTGTCACCATTCAATTTCCCGGTGATCTCAGTGCAGATGCGAAAGTAACGCGATATGCAAAACTTCTCGACACGAACGGCGATGTGACAGTAAGCGAAACCGGTGGTGGCGGTCACCGACCTGCGCGTGACGCACTTGCTGACCGTGTCAAGATTTATCTTGATGATGAGACACGGGTTGGATTCCCTGCTGTCCTTGGTGATGCTAATGCTGCGACCGTTCGTGCTGCGCTTGGAACTTCTCTCGGGGCAGATGTGTTTGAGGTTCCGATGGGACCACCATCACTACCAGGACTTCGACTTGAGGATCAACTCTTTGATGCGCTCTCAGATGCAGGTGGATTCATTGAATCAGGGAATCCGGTGATTGATTACACCGATGATGGATCCGGCACTGTTGAGAAGGTCATCGTTGAGCGGAATGGTGCAGAGATTCCAATGCGTGCTGAACAATATATTCTTGCGACTGGTGGGCTCGTCGGTAAAGGCGTTGAGTCAAACCGCGAAGGGGTATATGAACCTATTTTTGGGTGTCATGTCGCACACGATGCTGACCGATATGAGTGGTTTGATGAGGCTGTTTTTGGTGAGCACTCATTTGCCAGATTTGGTGTTGACACCGATACAACGCTTCGACCGGTTGATGAAAGTGGAAATATTGAATTTGAGAATCTCAGAGCTGCCGGTGCTGTTCTCGGTGGGTATGATTATGCTGCAGAGAAGTCGGCAAGCGGCGTATCGATTGCAACCGGATATACAGCAGGAATGAATGCTGCCACAACCGTTGCACAGACTAACAACATGAGTTAA
- a CDS encoding anaerobic glycerol-3-phosphate dehydrogenase subunit C: protein MSDAESPNTDYEFEPTSPNTGSEFEPVDIFPDSTDFDLRPGADSCYKCSMCDTSCPVAEVDDDFPGPKFQGPEQWRLKRSDDEHEIDDSIMSCSNCMRCDDACPSGVPLSQMHNTARGEYVEKQMDKLSIEYIRNRILANYRTSARIASKVPRIATAVMNFGPARWVMEKTLGVTKEREFPAFATQTFRQWWTARGGVTVSRENAREARERRGEPVDADKKVAYFHGCYANFNTPEVAKALVRVYEYFGYELVVPEQRCSGTPMFANGMVEDARRHAEVTLSSMSDLIEEGYDAIASCTSCSMALRQEYPELFDIDGVDTVSRNTFESVEYLRIHENLRSEIQSADVDDAIEKEFAYHAPCHARNQGISRQAVELFGELDDVTIEDVGDSCSGISGTYGWKEEKYETSMEIGEEMFEHMEAVDATTGMTECPTCSSQMEHGTGYDIRHPIELLSVALIQ from the coding sequence ATGAGTGACGCTGAATCCCCAAACACAGACTACGAATTTGAACCGACATCACCGAATACTGGCTCTGAATTTGAGCCGGTCGACATATTCCCAGATAGCACTGATTTTGACCTTCGTCCAGGTGCTGATTCGTGTTATAAGTGCTCGATGTGTGATACAAGCTGCCCGGTTGCGGAGGTTGACGATGATTTTCCTGGTCCAAAGTTCCAGGGTCCAGAGCAATGGCGACTCAAGCGATCTGATGATGAGCATGAGATTGATGACTCGATTATGTCATGCTCGAACTGTATGCGATGCGATGATGCATGCCCCTCCGGTGTGCCGTTAAGTCAAATGCACAATACCGCCCGTGGTGAATATGTTGAAAAACAGATGGATAAACTCTCAATTGAGTATATCCGTAACCGAATTCTCGCCAACTACCGAACCTCCGCGCGGATAGCGAGTAAGGTGCCACGGATTGCGACCGCCGTGATGAATTTTGGACCGGCTCGATGGGTGATGGAAAAAACTCTCGGTGTCACCAAAGAGCGTGAATTTCCTGCATTCGCCACGCAAACATTTCGACAGTGGTGGACAGCCCGTGGTGGTGTGACCGTATCTCGCGAAAACGCGCGTGAAGCCCGTGAACGTCGCGGTGAGCCAGTTGATGCTGATAAAAAGGTCGCATACTTCCATGGGTGTTATGCGAATTTCAATACACCTGAGGTCGCTAAGGCGCTTGTTCGCGTTTATGAGTACTTTGGATATGAACTCGTCGTCCCCGAACAACGGTGTTCTGGAACCCCAATGTTCGCGAATGGAATGGTCGAGGACGCGCGTCGCCATGCAGAGGTCACACTCTCATCGATGTCAGATCTCATCGAAGAGGGCTATGATGCCATTGCTTCCTGTACATCCTGTTCGATGGCACTTCGTCAGGAATATCCTGAACTATTCGATATCGATGGTGTCGACACTGTCTCACGCAACACCTTTGAGTCGGTCGAATATCTTCGAATTCACGAAAATCTTCGCTCTGAGATTCAATCAGCCGATGTTGACGACGCGATTGAAAAGGAATTTGCCTATCATGCGCCGTGTCATGCGCGGAATCAAGGTATTAGCCGACAGGCTGTTGAACTCTTTGGTGAGCTTGATGATGTTACAATCGAAGATGTGGGTGATTCCTGTTCGGGCATCTCTGGGACATATGGCTGGAAAGAAGAAAAATACGAGACATCGATGGAAATCGGTGAGGAGATGTTCGAACACATGGAAGCTGTTGATGCAACAACGGGCATGACTGAGTGCCCAACATGCTCCAGTCAGATGGAACATGGAACCGGCTATGATATCCGTCATCCAATAGAACTTCTCTCAGTCGCGCTTATTCAGTAA
- the phoU gene encoding phosphate signaling complex protein PhoU, which yields MTRKSFNESIEELRNSVLDMAELVVTQVNKSLACLETGNESSAQTIIDTDNKINHRCLEIEQDCIDLFALQQPLAGDLRLIVASFKIVNDLERIGDLAVNLAEYSLAARQSFDTEITAVSIGNDAVSMLTESLRAYEDNNVEKCQAVVAEDDHIDTRCLHASEVLTRTLIEHADGEDYNNTESSAWDIEQALDDVTRLLLTIRDIERIADHAVNISARTLWMINNDSSLIY from the coding sequence ATGACTCGTAAATCATTTAATGAATCAATTGAAGAACTCCGTAATTCAGTCCTAGACATGGCTGAGTTGGTAGTTACTCAGGTGAACAAATCACTTGCATGTCTGGAAACAGGTAATGAATCGTCTGCTCAGACAATCATTGATACCGATAATAAGATTAATCATCGATGTCTTGAGATTGAGCAGGACTGTATCGATCTTTTTGCATTACAACAGCCACTGGCAGGAGACCTTCGGCTGATTGTTGCCTCATTCAAAATTGTGAATGATTTAGAACGAATTGGCGACTTGGCGGTTAATTTAGCAGAATATAGCCTCGCTGCTCGACAGTCATTTGATACAGAGATTACCGCCGTCTCGATTGGGAATGATGCTGTGTCAATGCTTACTGAAAGCCTTCGTGCATATGAAGATAATAATGTGGAAAAGTGTCAGGCTGTCGTAGCTGAGGATGATCATATCGACACGCGTTGTCTACATGCGAGTGAAGTGTTGACACGTACATTAATCGAGCATGCGGATGGCGAAGATTATAATAATACTGAATCCAGTGCGTGGGATATTGAACAGGCACTTGATGATGTGACGCGACTGCTATTAACTATCAGAGATATTGAGCGGATTGCTGATCATGCGGTGAATATCAGCGCGCGTACGCTATGGATGATAAATAATGATTCCTCACTAATCTATTAA
- a CDS encoding DUF7260 family protein, with translation MEPPAICFDRSFTEVFDDIINTLLTERAQTEAEYDAFIEFGERISDQRLTSPSCSYADISGRAITAHQEYAQPQAPTRLNLIRSAYQDTVMNLPFYTDEYDDTYFESISEEFGSEIATALTTPECFGPTALNALFNRIETAKSERQNHIDACDRERDSIETAADRLIPIDQELSTLTTVNFDLQSFGALDAHHNRLSILTDHCESAAQTRQETIRKHREFYTISQEDMDVTAYFYREYDITYPVLAMCSDLTARITRFRERIERTVISSPE, from the coding sequence ATGGAGCCACCAGCGATTTGCTTCGACCGGTCATTCACCGAGGTATTTGATGATATTATCAACACACTTCTTACTGAGCGTGCTCAGACAGAAGCAGAATATGATGCATTTATCGAGTTTGGTGAGCGTATATCAGATCAGCGGTTGACAAGTCCGTCATGTTCTTACGCAGACATCTCGGGACGTGCAATAACAGCACATCAAGAATATGCACAACCACAAGCCCCCACGCGCTTGAACCTGATTCGATCGGCGTATCAAGATACGGTCATGAATCTTCCATTCTATACTGACGAATATGACGATACGTATTTTGAAAGCATCTCTGAAGAGTTTGGTTCTGAGATAGCAACGGCACTCACAACACCTGAGTGCTTTGGACCAACCGCTTTGAATGCTCTATTTAATCGTATTGAGACTGCCAAATCGGAACGACAAAATCACATTGATGCATGCGATCGTGAACGTGACTCGATTGAAACGGCAGCTGATCGGTTAATTCCGATTGATCAAGAGCTATCCACGCTGACGACCGTCAATTTTGACTTACAATCCTTTGGCGCGCTTGATGCCCATCATAACCGTCTGTCAATCCTTACTGATCATTGTGAATCAGCAGCGCAAACTCGTCAAGAGACGATTCGCAAACATCGAGAATTTTATACCATTTCACAGGAGGATATGGATGTTACTGCATACTTTTATCGAGAATACGATATTACATACCCAGTACTTGCGATGTGCAGTGACCTCACCGCCCGCATAACACGGTTTCGTGAGCGTATCGAACGCACTGTGATATCCTCTCCAGAGTAA